A window of the Gossypium hirsutum isolate 1008001.06 chromosome A05, Gossypium_hirsutum_v2.1, whole genome shotgun sequence genome harbors these coding sequences:
- the LOC107957778 gene encoding acetylajmalan esterase, with amino-acid sequence MATSLCTHVPALFLLLLLLVSAPCNAGILRTCKFDAIYQLGDSISDTGNLIREHPFSPFARLPYGGTFFKHATGRCSNGLLIIDFLALSAGIPFLQPYLNSNALFTRGRGVNFAVAGSTALPVETLADKGVVAPVTNSSLSRQLDWMFTHFNGICHDEDDCLEKLKTALFIVGEIGGNDYNYALFQGKSFDQVRSMMPLVIQAIKDAVTRVVGYGATRVIVPGNFPIGCFPVHLTVFRSNDSDAYDGFNCLKDLNNLSSHHNGLLKQAIKELRKELPHATILYGDYYNGYMRLLNKAKFLGLDPNSTQKACCGIGGDYNMELNKMCGAAEVGVCKIQMNI; translated from the exons ATGGCTACCTCCCTTTGTACTCATGTTCCCgccctctttcttcttcttcttcttcttgtttcaGCTCCATGCAATGCAGGTATTCTCAGGACATGCAAGTTCGATGCCATATATCAGCTGGGGGATTCCATATCCGACACCGGAAATCTAATCCGGGAGCACCCTTTCTCTCCTTTTGCTAGGCTTCCTTACGGTGGAACCTTCTTCAAGCATGCAACCGGTAGATGCTCCAATGGCTTACTCATCATCGATTTTCTAG CTTTATCTGCTGGAATCCCCTTCCTCCAGCCCTATTTAAACAGTAATGCACTATTCACTCGTGGCCGTGGGGTGAATTTCGCGGTTGCTGGCTCCACTGCGTTACCTGTGGAGACTCTAGCTGATAAGGGAGTTGTTGCCCCTGTTACCAATTCTTCTCTTAGCAGGCAGCTTGACTGGATGTTCACCCATTTTAATGGCATATGCCACGATGAGGATG ATTGTTTGGAGAAGCTTAAAACGGCTCTTTTCATCGTTGGGGAGATTGGAGGGAATGATTATAACTACGCCTTGTTTCAAGGCAAATCCTTTGACCAAGTCAGATCCATGATGCCCTTGGTTATTCAAGCCATAAAGGATGCTGTAACA AGAGTTGTTGGTTATGGTGCCACTCGAGTGATTGTTCCCGGAAACTTTCCAATAGGCTGCTTCCCGGTCCACCTCACGGTATTCCGGTCCAATGATTCCGATGCCTACGACGGTTTCAATTGCCTCAAGGACTTGAATAACTTGTCAAGCCATCATAACGGCCTTCTCAAACAAGccattaaagaattgagaaaagaACTCCCTCATGCCACCATATTGTATGGCGACTACTACAATGGATACATGAGGCTTTTGAACAAAGCTAAATTTCTTG GTTTGGATCCAAATTCAACACAAAAAGCTTGTTGTGGGATTGGAGGAGATTACAACATGGAGCTGAACAAAATGTGTGGAGCAGCAGAAGTGGGAGTGTGTAAAATCCAGATGAATATATAA
- the LOC107957779 gene encoding VQ motif-containing protein 9: MGPMINYAVPNMNPPGCPLPTLPISGPIGNSFIQRPPAATPLSPLPPFPAVHAAAESPVFAYLRYFQNSMPSTVDSISKQFSGFPPLSSLISPRRNNLIAPQQQQQQRSSSQQPHQQQPPQVPSRGIHQSQLPPSSIPFGCLNSPRSPYPLLSPSLLFSPNSSQLEFSLSPTVPVPSPKWRGF, encoded by the coding sequence ATGGGACCCATGATTAATTACGCCGTCCCCAACATGAACCCACCGGGTTGCCCTCTGCCTACCCTTCCTATCAGTGGTCCCATTGGTAATAGCTTCATTCAACGGCCACCTGCTGCGACGCCTCTTTCGCCACTCCCTCCATTTCCTGCTGTGCACGCGGCAGCCGAATCACCGGTCTTCGCCTATTTGCGATACTTCCAGAATTCCATGCCCTCCACTGTGGATTCCATTTCAAAGCAATTCTCGGGATTCCCACCATTGTCCTCACTCATCTCACCCCGTCGGAACAACTTAATCGCTCCTCAACAACAGCAGCAACAACGTTCGTCGTCGCAACAGCCACATCAACAACAACCGCCGCAGGTACCATCAAGGGGGATACACCAGTCACAGTTACCGCCATCATCAATACCATTTGGGTGCCTGAACTCTCCGCGGTCACCGTATCCTTTACTTTCCCCAAGTTTGCTATTTTCGCCGAATTCGAGTCAATTAGAATTCTCGCTGTCGCCGACGGTACCAGTTCCGAGCCCAAAATGGCGAGGCTTCTGA